AGCGACGCCCACCACCCCGTCGGGGGCCCCCGGCGGGGGCGGCGGCACCGCGGGTTCGTCTTCGGTCTGCGGGTCGGGCGGCCCGTTGGAGGGCGCCATCGCGCCGGCCTCCGGCGGGGGCGGCGGGGGCGGAGGCGGAACGATCTGGGTGATCGTCACCGGCGGCGGGGGCGGGGGCGGCGCGACCGGGGGCGGGAGCTCCACCGGGGGCGGGGCGGCCCCGGTGGCCGGCGGCGGCCCGGCCGGCGGGGGGAACGCCGGCGTGGCCGGCATCGGCCGCGGCATCGGCAAAAGCCCTTGCGGCGCAGCCCCAATGATGGCGCCCACCACCGTGCCGTGGGCGTCGCAGTCGGACAGGCCGTCCTCGCCCATGATGTAGTCACCGCCGGGAACGGCCGGCAATCGCGGATTGGGGGTGATCCCGGTGTCGATGACCGCCACGGCCACCCCGTTGCCGGTGCTGTATTGCCACGCGCGGCTGATGTTGAGCAGGTCGAAGCCGGGCGCCGTTTGCGACACGTCGGGGGTTTTCACGGTGATCGGCGCCGAGCAGCTGTTGGCGCGCCGCATCGGCTGATCCGGCCGCGGTGGCCCGTCGGGAGGCACCGCCGCGGGATCCACTATGGGCGGCGAAATCGCTTGGGCCGCAGGAATGTTACCCGTAACCGCGATCAGGGTCAGGGCTGCGAAAACCGCGGCGGCGCGGGTACACACCGACATCAGTGGCGAAGCCACGTGAACAGCCCTCCCAAGGCCGCGGCCGCCGGCAGCAACACGATCATGGCCAGCACCTCAAGCCATTCCACCGTCAGCCGGATCAGCGGCCGGAACCGTGTCGCGGGCACCAAAAGCGCTGCGGCCAAACCCAATGCGGCGAAGGCGACCACCAGCGCCACCGGCCATATCAGCGCGGTCTCGAGATTTCTCGGCCCGGCGAGCGCGTACTTGACGACGCCGGCGCACACCGCCGCACATGCCCCGCACACCAGCGCGACCGCCTGGTATCTGGCGGCGAAGCCGCGGCCCTGGGTGATGAAGATGCCGACCACGAGGCCGGCCACCACCAGCGCCAGCCACGCCCAGCGACGACCCGGCGTCAGGACCCCCCACACCGCGACCGGCAGCACGGCCGACACCCCGACGCACAGGCCCGCCTGCACCGCGTTGACCAACCGCGCCGACGCGGCGATCGCGGCGCCGCGGGCGGTGATGTCGGTGAGTTCGTCGTCCTCGTCTTCGGTTTCGTTCCCGCTGACCGGGGAGACCGTGTCGACGGGCATCCCCTCGCGGCGCGCGAATAGGTCGCGTCCCGTGATCGATCCGAAGTGCGGAGGCCGCACCCGCGCCACCCAGAGCGCGATCGTCGGCGCCATCCGCACCAGCACCAGCAGACCGAACAACACGCAGATCGCCAGCACCTGTACCGACACCGGCCGAAACATCCGGGCGGCGGCCACCGCGGCCGCGATTCCGCACACCGTCACGACCGCGGTGGCCGCCGCCGTCTGCC
The nucleotide sequence above comes from Mycobacterium malmoense. Encoded proteins:
- the eccD gene encoding type VII secretion integral membrane protein EccD, producing the protein MQPHKVAFPARCAVNISYDKHLCSQVFPAGTPVEGFFEGMVELLSDDLKRKGFDGVALPPGSYELHKVNGVRLDINKSLDELGVQDGDTLVLVPRVDGESFEPQYESLSTALAAMGKWLGRDGGDRMFAPVTALTAAHTAIVVLAMAVGVVVALTLRERTFTDGPVPAAVAGGVGVLLAVATVVVFWGWPERRDMFSGFAWLTVLLLAVAGGCAPPGRLGAPHALIGLVVVILGAVAISMATRKRWQTAAATAVVTVCGIAAAVAAARMFRPVSVQVLAICVLFGLLVLVRMAPTIALWVARVRPPHFGSITGRDLFARREGMPVDTVSPVSGNETEDEDDELTDITARGAAIAASARLVNAVQAGLCVGVSAVLPVAVWGVLTPGRRWAWLALVVAGLVVGIFITQGRGFAARYQAVALVCGACAAVCAGVVKYALAGPRNLETALIWPVALVVAFAALGLAAALLVPATRFRPLIRLTVEWLEVLAMIVLLPAAAALGGLFTWLRH